The following nucleotide sequence is from Aneurinibacillus soli.
TGGACGTGTTCGGAGAGTTTGCGGATTTGATGGAGCTGGCAGATTTGATTGCAGAACGGCTGGAGAATCCGATTACGATTGAGGATATGAATCATCATGTAGTGGCGTATAGTATGCATGATGATGCAACGGATCCAGTCCGCATTCAGACGATCATGAAGCGTAAAGTTCCAGAAAGTGTGCTTGTCCGCTTCTGGAAAGACGGGGTGATTCAGGCGCTTATGCATAGTGATGACCCGGTGAGAATTCCGGCAGCTCGTGATGTAGGCCTCGATAGTCGCGTTGCGGTCTCCATCCGGCGTGGAACAGAGGTGTTCGGCTACATCTGGGTACAGGAAGCGAACCGCACACTGGAAGACGCGGATTTGATCGTATTAAAGCAGGCAGCTCGCCTGGCATTGCCGGGGCTTCTGCATCGGAAGAATCGGTATGAACAAAACGAAGGAAAGCGGAAGCAGCTACTCTGGCGTTTGCTGTCTCGCAGTAGGGAAACAGACAGTCGGGCAGTCGAGAAGGAGGCACACGAGCTGGGGGTGTCACTTTCGGGAGTGCTGGAGGTGCTTGTATTTGAAGCCAGCTGTTCGGAGGGTGTCTGGGAGCGGATGCAAAAGGAGTTAGCTTACTTGCTTGAGCATCTTGGAGATTTTTTTGTATTTCGTCAGCTTCTGCTCTGGACGTTTGACGGTAGACATCTTATTGTGCTTGCGGGTATGCATGCGGGGGAAGAAAAACAGATGCACGAAGCAAGCCGTGTGTTTGTGAATGAGCTGCAGACGCGACTGACTCGGAGATTCGGCCAGGAATACCTGGCAGCGGGACACGGGAATCCAGTCCTGCAGTTGGGCGATATATGGCGCAGCTACCAGCAGGCGCTGGAGGTGCTGCACCTTAAGAACTGCTTTCCGATCGAACTTGCCGGGGCAGTGGGCTACAGTGAATTGGGCATATATCGTTTGTTTCCGAAGATGAAGCAGTGGAATGAGGAGCAGGGCTACCAGAATGATAAATTGGTACGGCTTGTGACATACGATCAGCAGAATCAGAGCAACCTAGTGGAAACATTGGATGTATTCCTGCGTGTAGCAGGTAAGGTAAATACAGCTGCACAGCAACTTCATATCCATCCGAATACCCTTGCATACCGATTGAAGCGCATCAGTGAGGTCGGAGGCATTGACTTGCAGGATGCAAACGATAGGGTAACCCTGTTTCTTGATTTGCAGGTGCAGAGGTACCAACAGTAGGAATGAGCGATCCCCTTTGTTTATGACGAAGGAGATCGCTTTTTTTACATAAAGCAGGGCAGTTTGCATACTCTATATTTGTGGAAATCTACAAATAAGATGAGATAATTTTTAGTTTTCCGACAAAGAAAAAAGATCAAAAAGTCAATACAATAAACATACAAAAGATATGCATTTGATTTGGTCAACAACAAAGGAGGTTCTAAGAGATGATAATCGGAGTTCCAAAAGAAATTAAAAATAATGAAAATCGTGTAGCAATCACACCAGCAGGCGTAGCGGCATTTATTCACGCGGGACATCAAGTTGTAATCGAGACACAGGCAGGTATCGGAAGCGGGTTTACAGATGAGCAGTACGTACAAGAAGGTGCTACAATCGTGGCGGTGGCAAAAGAAGCGTGGGCTGCCGACATGGTGATGAAAGTAAAGGAGCCGATTACAGAAGAATATACCTATTTCCGTGAAGGATTGGTATTATTCACATACCTTCACCTGGCTCCTGAGCCAGAGTTGACCAAAGCGCTGGTGGAAAAGAAAGTAACAGCTATCGCATATGAAACAATTCAACTCGATAATGGTGCGCTGCCGCTTCTGACACCAATGAGTGAAGTTGCGGGCCGCATGTCTGTACAGATTGGTGCACAGTTCCTGGAGAAATCCAAGGGTGGCAAAGGTGTTTTGCTGGCTGGTGTACCGGGCGTGGAAGCTGGACGTGTGACCGTTGTAGGTGGAGGGATTGTGGGAGCGAATGCGGCCAAAATTGCACTTGGCATGGGCGCGAAAGTAACTCTGCTTGACATCAACCCGGATCGACTGCGTGAACTGGACGATATTTTCCAGGGACGTATTCAGACATTGATGTCTAATCGTTACAATATCGCCAAGGCTGTGAAAGAAGCAGATCTTCTAATTGGTGCTGTTCTTGTGCCAGGGGCGCGCGCGCCGCGCCTTGTGAGCGAAGAGATGGTGAAAGAGATGGAGCCAGGGTCTGTTATCGTCGATGTAGCTATTGATCAAGGTGGTTCCATCGAAACAATTGACCGTGTGACAACACACAGTGAACCGACCTATGTAAAACATGGCGTTGTCCATTATGCAGTAGCTAACATGCCGGGTGCAGTAGCCCGTACATCTACACTGGCACTTACCAATGTTACAATCCCGTATGGTGTGCAGATCGCAACCCATGGCTACAAAAAAGCAGCACAGAATAATCGGGCACTTGCTCGCGGTATTAATGTAGTAGATGGTAAAGTGACATATAAAGCAGTTGCGGATGCGCTCGGCTATCCACATGTAGGAGTGGATACTATTTTAGATGGAAAAGTAAACGTATAATATCATACAGAAAAGCAGGTATATAGAGAAGCGCCAGGACAATCCGGCGCTTTTTTTCTTTTTCTTAAAGTGTGGAAGGATATGTTATGTTTTTTTGTAATATGATAATGGTATTTATTAGTATTTAGATACAAAAGTCACTGGATATATGAGTTCAAAGTCCTTTGCTGATTATAAATAGTTAGTATAAAGTGTATGTAGTGGAATAAAATTTTCTAATACAATTGGCTTGTAATTTGCTGAGTAAACACGAGGAGAATACAGACATATGATGTACTACATAGATGATGCAGCTGTGTTTTTATGTTCACTGCTGGTCCTAGGTGTTTTTTATAAAAATACAAAGCGTAATGAAGTTCTTTCTTTTTACTTTTGCTTTTTTGCATTCACGACATTTGTTGTGCTTTGTAATCTACGCTTTGACTTATCCATTCACGGATATTTCTGGTGTTTTTATGTTGCTCAGAGTCTATATGTTCTGCCGCTTCTCCTGAAAAGACAGCAACAGAAATATCGTGTAAAAAAGGTTCGTGTGCCGGCTCCCAAGCGTAAGGTAGAAATGGAACGGCAGTCCATTGCGCAATAATAGACAAGAAACAAGGCGTCCTGTTTGGGACGCTTTTTGTTTTATATACAACGTTATAAAACAGCAAGTACGATGGACGTACCGAGAAGCCAGGAAAGGCACAGAACAGAAAGTGTGAGAGAAGCGTAGGCAGCCTGCGTCAAAGTAGAGGGTTCGAGATTTTTTTTTCTGAGGATGTTGACGGTGTGGAAGGCCAGTGCAAGTGCAGTAAGGCCAGCTCCCCACTTCAATATTACCGTTACATAATAAAATCCGGTGAACGTCAGGAGAAAAGATGCGACAGAGAAAATGAGTGCGCTAAACACAAGGCCGAGGCTGATAATGGTACGGTTGGATAGCATTTTTTCCTGCTGATCAATGGTACTCATCATAATAGACCCTCCTTTTTTCTTTATATATCAATTTTTACTCTGTGCCTAGAAAATGAATGTGCTATACAAACGCCGGGGAAACATGGGAGAATAAAACGATAGAACAGGAAGCGAGGAGGAATGTACAAGTGAGCGGGTTAGCTCGATTCGGACTCATAGCGCTACTCTGTACAGCGTTGCGATTCAGTCTGGGTGAACATACGATCAGTTTTTTATGGTTTTTCGTGTTGTACTTTCCGTTTATCAATTGGAGTGTGTACTGGATGATGCTTGCGATCCGGACAGGAATCAATCGCCTAGCTCGTTGTGAGGAAGTTACCGTTCCCAAGCTACGGGCATTCTATACATGGTATTTGAACATTCCAGGGGCATGTGCACTTGCGGAAGTGATCTATCAAGGCTATTTGTACAATCGCTGATTCGTAGCATACAATACACTTTTTTTGGCTTACTTACATATACTGAGGCAAATGCGTGCATAGGTAAGACGATTCATTTTAACAAAACATTAACGCTGCTTTATTATATGTATTCACATTGGTTCGGTATGATGAAAAAATGTGGATTTGGTAAACAAAGGGAGTGTGCAGCATGAAAAGAACATGTGAGAACTGCTGGTGGGTATGCCCGAATCGAAAAGCGTGCGTATTTCCGGTAGAGTTAAAGCGGCTGGGAACAGAAGCGAATGTTGGATCTGTCTGCTGGGGATGGAGACCTACAGAAAAAGAGGAAAAGCACGCTTATATGGAGAAGTATGGCAGAGAGATTGATCGGATCGGAATTCTCCCTGCCATAGGCCCGCTGTCATTGTAGAGGAAGACTAGCGGGAAGGTTGCTCAGATTTAAGGGCTACACCGGCTGTTAGACAGAAGCGCATCGCTTCTTCTACTGGTATATCGATAAACGTAACAAGCTCGCGCGGATATAGACGGAGCTCTCCACTTACCTGAAGCGCGTGCGGAACGTATACGGCAACATGGGAAGAATCAAGTTCAAAGGCAGTTACATCCTCGGACGTAAGAAAGCCGATTCGCTTTCCGCCGTCTTCGTGTGTAAGAAGGACAACCTGGGAAAAGGAACGTTTGTCTCCAATTAGAGAGTGTACCGTATCCTTAATCATACTGTAGACGGTCTTGAGTCCGGGGAAACGAGCGATTATCCTCTCAGTCCATTCAAGCAGCTTGCGGCTGAGCCAGAGTTGGCTGGTGAATCCGGTTAGTGCAATCAGA
It contains:
- a CDS encoding PucR family transcriptional regulator, which codes for MDVFGEFADLMELADLIAERLENPITIEDMNHHVVAYSMHDDATDPVRIQTIMKRKVPESVLVRFWKDGVIQALMHSDDPVRIPAARDVGLDSRVAVSIRRGTEVFGYIWVQEANRTLEDADLIVLKQAARLALPGLLHRKNRYEQNEGKRKQLLWRLLSRSRETDSRAVEKEAHELGVSLSGVLEVLVFEASCSEGVWERMQKELAYLLEHLGDFFVFRQLLLWTFDGRHLIVLAGMHAGEEKQMHEASRVFVNELQTRLTRRFGQEYLAAGHGNPVLQLGDIWRSYQQALEVLHLKNCFPIELAGAVGYSELGIYRLFPKMKQWNEEQGYQNDKLVRLVTYDQQNQSNLVETLDVFLRVAGKVNTAAQQLHIHPNTLAYRLKRISEVGGIDLQDANDRVTLFLDLQVQRYQQ
- a CDS encoding DUF502 domain-containing protein, encoding MKRLIRWFLNGLLVLTPIGATAYIFFSLFTFVDSLGKKVLVYLHLPHVTGLGLILTLSLIALTGFTSQLWLSRKLLEWTERIIARFPGLKTVYSMIKDTVHSLIGDKRSFSQVVLLTHEDGGKRIGFLTSEDVTAFELDSSHVAVYVPHALQVSGELRLYPRELVTFIDIPVEEAMRFCLTAGVALKSEQPSR
- the ald gene encoding alanine dehydrogenase — its product is MIIGVPKEIKNNENRVAITPAGVAAFIHAGHQVVIETQAGIGSGFTDEQYVQEGATIVAVAKEAWAADMVMKVKEPITEEYTYFREGLVLFTYLHLAPEPELTKALVEKKVTAIAYETIQLDNGALPLLTPMSEVAGRMSVQIGAQFLEKSKGGKGVLLAGVPGVEAGRVTVVGGGIVGANAAKIALGMGAKVTLLDINPDRLRELDDIFQGRIQTLMSNRYNIAKAVKEADLLIGAVLVPGARAPRLVSEEMVKEMEPGSVIVDVAIDQGGSIETIDRVTTHSEPTYVKHGVVHYAVANMPGAVARTSTLALTNVTIPYGVQIATHGYKKAAQNNRALARGINVVDGKVTYKAVADALGYPHVGVDTILDGKVNV